ATGGCTGGGCAAAGTGGAAAATGAATTAAGGAGCCGGGAAGTCCGTACAGGTGAAACTGGGTTCACCGATAAGGTTACGTTGACTTGTCTTCCGCCGGATAGTGAAACCGAGGCATTTGTGGCCTGGATCACAGATTTGACGCAAGGGCAATCCCGGATCACGGAGGGACAGCGGCTTTATTTTATTGAAGGGGAATAAAATATATGGCTAGAAGAGCAGTCGAACAGGAGTTGTCGAGGGAGCGGATACTGGAGGCGGCGAGGCATCTTTTTATTACCAAAGGATACCGTGCCATTTCGATGCGAAGCATCGGCCAGCATCTAGGCTATAGTCATGGGTCGCTGTATTATCATTTTAAGGAAAAGGCAGAGCTGTTTTATGCCATCGTGGTTGAAGATTTCAATCATCTGGGGCATTTGCTGCTGCAAGCCATGGTCAGGCCAGTCATGGGCGGCGTGAGCAAGGTGGAACATATCATGATGGAGTTTATTCGTTTTGGTTTGGAGAATCCGTATCAGTACGAGA
This window of the Paenibacillus marchantiae genome carries:
- a CDS encoding TetR/AcrR family transcriptional regulator yields the protein MARRAVEQELSRERILEAARHLFITKGYRAISMRSIGQHLGYSHGSLYYHFKEKAELFYAIVVEDFNHLGHLLLQAMVRPVMGGVSKVEHIMMEFIRFGLENPYQYEIMFMIRDEELLSYCRTEQGRCFELFASIIRQYMNEEGCTEEDIQCVPRTLFLSMHGFISYYIQDRLTFAEIESAALSHVKVLCRNLQHQPGVQ